The Rhodoferax sediminis genome has a segment encoding these proteins:
- a CDS encoding Bug family tripartite tricarboxylate transporter substrate binding protein: MLPISRRSSLAALSVLALAPLPALAQSWPSRPVHIVVAYPAGGVADAVARALGDKLATQWGTPVIIDNRGGASGSIGMDAVAKAAPDGYTLGFSAISPLSLNPHVGKLPYDPVLDIAPVASVMYSPVLLLATPASTSRDFRDLLAAAKNNPGAVRWATSGQASLGHIMLAQIEQAAKVQITHIPYKGGSQQTGDALSGQFEILSINAGAAVMQHIKAGKLRPLAVGAPKRLDSLPEVPTLAELGYPRANLSSQFGVFAPARTPPAVLERLNRDINQALALPDLRSKLQATDNVPTGGSADDFAKAIAREYDNIGRVIRAGHIRAQ; encoded by the coding sequence ATGCTGCCCATCTCCCGCCGCTCTTCGCTTGCTGCCCTGTCGGTGCTGGCCCTGGCTCCGTTACCTGCACTCGCCCAGAGCTGGCCGTCCCGCCCCGTTCACATCGTGGTGGCGTACCCGGCCGGCGGCGTCGCCGATGCGGTGGCGCGGGCACTGGGCGACAAGCTCGCCACGCAATGGGGCACGCCGGTGATCATCGACAACCGCGGCGGGGCCAGTGGCAGCATCGGCATGGACGCGGTGGCCAAGGCCGCGCCCGATGGCTACACCCTGGGGTTTTCTGCCATCAGCCCGCTCTCGCTCAACCCGCACGTGGGCAAACTGCCGTATGACCCCGTGCTCGACATTGCGCCCGTCGCCAGCGTGATGTATTCGCCCGTGCTGCTGCTGGCCACGCCCGCGAGCACCAGCCGCGATTTTCGTGACCTGCTGGCCGCCGCCAAAAACAACCCCGGCGCCGTGCGCTGGGCCACTTCGGGGCAGGCCTCGCTCGGGCACATCATGCTGGCGCAGATCGAGCAGGCGGCCAAGGTGCAGATCACCCACATTCCCTACAAGGGCGGCAGCCAGCAGACGGGCGATGCGCTCAGCGGCCAGTTCGAAATCCTGTCCATCAATGCCGGCGCGGCGGTGATGCAGCACATCAAGGCCGGCAAACTGCGCCCGCTGGCCGTGGGCGCACCCAAGCGGCTGGATTCGCTGCCCGAGGTTCCCACATTGGCCGAGCTCGGTTATCCGCGCGCCAACCTGTCCTCGCAGTTCGGCGTTTTTGCGCCGGCGCGCACGCCGCCCGCAGTGCTGGAGCGGCTGAACCGCGACATCAACCAGGCGCTCGCGCTGCCCGATTTGCGTAGCAAGCTGCAGGCCACCGACAACGTGCCCACGGGCGGCAGCGCCGACGACTTTGCCAAGGCCATCGCGCGCGAATACGACAACATCGGGCGCGTGATCAGGGCGGGGCATATCAGGGCGCAGTGA
- a CDS encoding gamma carbonic anhydrase family protein encodes MAIYELDGTAPRLADSAWVADSAQVMGNVELAQDTSVWFGVVIRGDTETIRIGRGSNIQDLSVLHADIGMPLTVGENVTVGHKVMLHGCTIGDESLIGIGAVVLNGAKIGKHCLVGAGALVTEGKEFPDGSMIIGSPAKAVRQLTPEQIAGLKMSAQHYVDNARRFRAGLKKIG; translated from the coding sequence ATGGCGATTTATGAACTGGACGGCACGGCGCCGCGCCTGGCCGACTCGGCCTGGGTGGCCGACAGCGCGCAGGTGATGGGCAACGTGGAACTGGCGCAGGACACCAGCGTGTGGTTTGGCGTGGTGATTCGCGGCGATACCGAAACCATCCGCATCGGGCGCGGCTCCAACATCCAGGATTTGAGCGTGCTGCACGCGGACATCGGCATGCCGCTCACGGTGGGCGAGAACGTCACGGTGGGTCACAAGGTCATGCTGCACGGCTGCACCATCGGGGACGAGTCCCTGATCGGCATTGGCGCGGTGGTGCTGAACGGCGCGAAGATCGGCAAGCACTGCCTGGTCGGCGCGGGCGCGCTGGTGACGGAGGGCAAGGAATTTCCCGACGGCTCGATGATCATCGGCAGCCCGGCCAAGGCCGTGCGCCAACTGACGCCCGAACAGATTGCGGGCCTGAAGATGAGCGCCCAGCACTATGTGGACAATGCCCGGCGCTTTCGGGCCGGCTTGAAGAAAATCGGCTGA
- the queG gene encoding tRNA epoxyqueuosine(34) reductase QueG: MSQVQVWARELGFSQIGVAGVDLSSAEAGLMAWLAQGFHGDMTYMAAHGLRRARPAELVPGTVSVITARMDYLPSGTPHDWQAVEFERLKRPGEGIVSVYARGRDYHKVLRARLQKLSDRVAGHLGPFGHRVFTDSAPVLEAELASRSGQGWRGKHTLVLNRDAGSMFFLGEIYVDVALPPSEPVLDHCGSCSACIDVCPTQAIVAPYRLDARRCISYLTIEHAGPIPLELRPLIGNRIYGCDDCQLACPWNKFAQRSALPDFDERAGLSGAQLVTLFAWSEEEFLRYTEGSPIRRIGHERWLRNVAVAMGNALRRGHDAMLVEALHRRFDDASELVREHIAWALEQ, from the coding sequence TCCCAGGTTCAGGTGTGGGCCCGCGAGCTGGGATTCTCCCAAATCGGCGTGGCCGGGGTGGATTTGTCATCGGCGGAAGCGGGTTTGATGGCCTGGCTGGCCCAAGGGTTCCATGGCGACATGACTTATATGGCGGCGCATGGTCTCAGGCGCGCGCGCCCGGCCGAACTGGTGCCCGGCACCGTCAGCGTGATCACGGCCCGCATGGATTATCTGCCCTCGGGCACGCCGCACGACTGGCAGGCGGTTGAATTCGAGCGCTTGAAGCGGCCCGGGGAGGGCATCGTCTCCGTCTATGCACGCGGCCGCGACTATCACAAGGTGCTGCGCGCGCGCCTGCAAAAGCTCAGTGACCGCGTGGCCGGGCATCTGGGGCCGTTTGGCCACCGCGTGTTCACCGACTCGGCGCCGGTGCTCGAGGCCGAGCTCGCCTCGCGCAGCGGCCAGGGCTGGCGCGGCAAGCACACGCTGGTGCTGAACCGCGATGCGGGTTCGATGTTTTTCCTGGGCGAGATCTATGTGGACGTGGCCCTGCCGCCGAGCGAGCCCGTGCTAGATCACTGCGGCAGCTGCAGCGCCTGCATCGACGTGTGCCCGACCCAGGCCATCGTCGCGCCGTACCGGCTCGACGCGCGGCGCTGCATCTCGTACCTCACGATCGAGCACGCAGGGCCGATTCCACTGGAGTTGCGCCCGCTCATCGGCAACCGCATCTACGGCTGCGACGATTGCCAGCTGGCCTGCCCCTGGAACAAGTTTGCGCAGCGCAGCGCCTTGCCCGACTTCGACGAGCGCGCCGGCCTGAGCGGCGCGCAACTCGTGACGCTGTTCGCGTGGAGCGAGGAAGAGTTCCTGCGCTACACCGAGGGCAGCCCGATCCGGCGCATTGGCCACGAGCGCTGGCTGCGCAATGTGGCGGTGGCCATGGGCAACGCGCTGCGTCGCGGGCACGATGCCATGCTGGTCGAGGCTCTGCACCGGCGCTTTGACGACGCGAGTGAACTGGTGCGCGAGCACATCGCGTGGGCGCTCGAACAATAG
- a CDS encoding septum formation initiator family protein — protein MGSRIVPVILVALLAVFHAQLWFGRGSIPEVTLMRQKLAAQKIANAQAQVANERLASEVADLKQGLDMVEEKARMELGMVKPNEIFVQVTK, from the coding sequence GTGGGTTCCCGCATTGTTCCAGTCATCCTGGTCGCGCTGCTCGCGGTGTTTCACGCGCAGTTGTGGTTCGGCCGCGGCAGCATCCCCGAGGTGACGCTGATGCGGCAAAAGCTCGCGGCACAAAAGATTGCGAATGCGCAGGCGCAGGTCGCCAACGAGCGGCTGGCATCCGAGGTGGCCGACCTCAAGCAGGGCCTGGACATGGTGGAAGAAAAGGCGCGCATGGAGCTTGGCATGGTCAAGCCCAACGAGATCTTCGTGCAGGTGACCAAGTAA
- a CDS encoding AEC family transporter, with translation MNYPQLLFPDFSLILCGYLLCRHTALNRTVWEPVEGLVYYFLFPVLLFQSIIKSPLDFGATSNLMAAGLLVIAIGIALAYALPWLPWIGRHIDARDHAASSQIAFRYNSFIGLALAGKLAGPEGLLLMSVLIGVSVPLNNIGAVWPMARHANLGLARELVRNPLILGTAAGLAGNLLGLHIPVWLEPTVTRIGGASVPLGLMAAGAGMQLGHLSRAKTLTVAMLSIRHLLLPLVAFGLSRLLRLEPLQTTVLLMFSALPTASSCYVLAARMGYNAAYVAGLVTLSTVLGMLSLPFALGLLR, from the coding sequence GTGAATTACCCCCAACTGCTGTTCCCCGATTTTTCGCTGATCCTGTGCGGCTACCTGCTGTGTCGCCACACCGCGCTCAACCGCACGGTCTGGGAGCCGGTGGAAGGCCTGGTGTATTACTTCCTGTTTCCGGTACTGCTGTTCCAGTCGATCATCAAGAGTCCGCTCGATTTCGGCGCGACGTCGAACCTGATGGCGGCCGGCCTGCTGGTGATCGCGATCGGCATCGCGCTGGCCTATGCGCTGCCCTGGCTGCCGTGGATCGGCCGGCACATCGATGCGCGGGACCATGCCGCCAGCTCGCAAATCGCGTTTCGCTACAACTCGTTCATCGGCCTGGCGCTGGCCGGCAAGCTCGCGGGTCCCGAGGGGCTGCTGTTGATGTCCGTGCTGATCGGGGTCTCCGTGCCACTGAACAATATCGGCGCCGTCTGGCCGATGGCGCGCCACGCCAACCTCGGGCTGGCGCGCGAACTGGTGCGCAACCCTTTGATTCTCGGCACCGCCGCAGGGCTCGCCGGCAACCTGCTCGGCTTGCATATTCCGGTCTGGCTGGAGCCCACGGTCACGCGCATCGGCGGCGCTTCGGTACCGCTGGGGCTGATGGCGGCCGGCGCCGGCATGCAGCTGGGTCATCTGTCGCGCGCCAAAACACTGACAGTCGCCATGCTCTCGATCCGCCACCTGCTCCTGCCGCTGGTGGCGTTCGGCCTGTCGCGCCTATTGCGGCTGGAGCCGCTGCAGACCACGGTGTTGCTGATGTTCTCTGCCCTGCCCACCGCATCGAGCTGCTACGTGCTGGCGGCGCGCATGGGCTACAACGCCGCGTACGTGGCCGGGCTGGTCACGCTCTCGACCGTGCTGGGCATGCTCAGCCTGCCGTTTGCGCTCGGGCTGCTGCGTTAG
- a CDS encoding Hsp33 family molecular chaperone HslO, with protein MSELHKFLFDGLPVRGMIVRLTDAWTEILRRRESNNATGAYALPVRELLGQMTAAGVLMQSNIKFNGALILQIFGDGPLKLAVAEVQPDLSLRATATVVGEVAADATLSQMVNVTNHGRCAITLDPLSKFPGQRPYQGVVPLFGDRHEKLEKLSEVLEHYMLQSEQLDTTLVLAASDTVAAGLLIQRMPVKGEGNLAGNNWGQIPNSPARERARDAAQSAATKLESDPNYSNYSDEIGRNEDYNRIATLAASLTQEELLTLDVDTVLRRLFWQEKLVRFEPRTGSDGPRFACNCSSERVSRMIRGLGQDEAASILAERGEIEVGCEFCGKQYRFDPIDAAQIFTAPTAQPPGSSATH; from the coding sequence GTGTCTGAACTTCACAAATTCCTTTTCGACGGGCTGCCGGTGCGCGGCATGATCGTGCGGCTGACCGATGCGTGGACCGAGATCCTGCGCCGGCGCGAGTCCAACAACGCCACCGGCGCCTATGCATTGCCGGTACGCGAGTTGCTGGGCCAAATGACGGCCGCCGGAGTCTTGATGCAGTCCAACATCAAGTTCAACGGCGCGCTGATCCTGCAGATTTTTGGCGACGGGCCGCTCAAGCTCGCGGTGGCCGAGGTGCAGCCCGATTTGAGCCTGCGCGCCACGGCCACCGTGGTGGGCGAGGTGGCGGCGGATGCCACGCTGAGCCAGATGGTCAACGTCACGAATCACGGACGCTGCGCCATCACGCTCGACCCCTTGAGCAAGTTCCCCGGCCAGCGACCCTACCAGGGCGTGGTGCCGCTGTTTGGCGACAGGCACGAGAAGCTGGAAAAGCTCAGCGAGGTGCTGGAGCACTACATGCTGCAAAGCGAGCAGCTCGACACCACGCTGGTGCTGGCGGCCAGCGACACCGTGGCGGCGGGTTTGCTGATCCAGCGCATGCCGGTCAAGGGCGAGGGCAATCTGGCGGGGAATAATTGGGGTCAGATTCCAAATTCGCCGGCCCGTGAACGGGCCAGGGACGCAGCGCAAAGCGCTGCTACGAAATTGGAATCTGACCCCAATTATTCCAATTATTCAGACGAGATCGGCCGCAACGAAGACTACAACCGCATCGCCACCCTGGCGGCCAGCCTGACGCAGGAGGAACTGCTGACGCTGGACGTGGATACGGTTCTGCGCCGCCTGTTCTGGCAGGAAAAACTGGTGCGCTTCGAGCCGAGAACGGGCAGCGATGGCCCGCGCTTTGCCTGCAACTGCAGCAGCGAGCGCGTGAGCCGCATGATCCGGGGGCTGGGCCAGGACGAGGCCGCGAGCATCCTTGCCGAGCGCGGCGAAATCGAGGTGGGCTGCGAATTCTGCGGCAAGCAGTACCGGTTCGATCCGATCGATGCGGCGCAAATCTTTACTGCGCCGACCGCCCAGCCGCCCGGCAGTTCAGCGACGCACTGA
- the xerD gene encoding site-specific tyrosine recombinase XerD → MHPASQSSIDAFADALWLEEGLSPNTLSAYRRDLSLFADWLGTQALSLNDTAENHLSQYFSLKHAATKATTANRRLTVFKRYFRWALRERIVKADPTLKLQAAKQALRVPKTLTEAQVETLLAAPDTDTALGLRERTMLELMYASGLRVSELVTLKTFNVSMSDGVLRVLGKGSKERLVPFGEVARLWINRYLTEARPELLAGKQTEDLFVTNRGAKAGTGMTRVMFWMIVKKHARAAGITAPLSPHTLRHAFATHLLNHGADLRAVQMLLGHVDISTTTIYTHVARERLKLLHAKHHPRG, encoded by the coding sequence ATGCACCCCGCCAGCCAGTCCAGCATCGATGCCTTCGCGGACGCGCTGTGGCTGGAAGAAGGTTTGTCTCCAAACACCTTGAGCGCCTATCGGCGCGACCTGAGCCTGTTTGCCGACTGGCTGGGCACTCAAGCGCTTAGCCTGAACGACACGGCCGAGAACCATCTGAGCCAGTATTTTTCGCTCAAGCATGCCGCCACCAAGGCCACCACCGCGAACCGTCGCCTGACCGTGTTCAAGCGCTACTTTCGCTGGGCCCTGCGCGAGCGCATCGTCAAAGCCGACCCGACGCTGAAGCTGCAGGCCGCCAAGCAGGCGCTGCGCGTGCCCAAGACGCTGACCGAGGCGCAGGTGGAGACCCTGCTGGCGGCCCCCGATACCGATACCGCACTCGGCCTGCGCGAGCGCACCATGCTGGAGCTGATGTACGCCAGCGGCCTGCGCGTGAGCGAACTGGTCACGCTCAAGACCTTCAACGTCAGCATGAGCGACGGCGTGCTGCGCGTGCTGGGCAAGGGCAGCAAGGAGCGCCTGGTGCCGTTTGGCGAGGTGGCGCGCCTGTGGATCAATCGCTACCTGACCGAGGCGCGCCCCGAGCTGCTGGCCGGCAAGCAGACCGAAGACCTGTTCGTGACGAACCGCGGCGCCAAGGCCGGCACGGGCATGACGCGTGTCATGTTCTGGATGATCGTGAAGAAGCATGCGCGCGCCGCCGGCATCACGGCGCCGCTGTCGCCGCACACCCTGCGCCACGCCTTTGCCACCCATCTGCTGAACCACGGCGCCGACCTGCGCGCGGTGCAAATGCTGCTCGGGCATGTGGATATTTCCACCACCACCATCTACACGCACGTGGCGCGCGAGCGGCTCAAGCTGCTGCACGCCAAGCACCATCCACGCGGCTAA
- a CDS encoding ferritin-like domain-containing protein produces MAPRPELRQAALAALCLTDPQQKVAAAQILYAQSATLLVADHLGSEMKALSYAPTFPGRPARPELIHPAQVPRRSPASVAGRAALVHAICHIEFNAINLALDAVWRFDGMPRAFYLDWLRVALEEASHFSLLRAHLQSLEHNGQHWDYGDFPGHDNLWAMCEKTADDVTARMALVPRTLEARGLDATPLIQAKLRQVGAPDALRAVDILDIILRDEVGHVAIGNHWYRWLCAQGGLEPVAHYRLLTERYAAPRLHPPFNDAARKRAGFTDEELAALLL; encoded by the coding sequence ATGGCGCCGCGCCCCGAACTGCGGCAGGCCGCGCTGGCCGCCCTGTGCCTCACCGATCCACAACAAAAAGTGGCTGCAGCCCAGATCCTGTATGCGCAATCAGCTACTCTTTTGGTAGCAGATCATCTCGGCTCGGAAATGAAGGCTTTGTCTTATGCACCGACATTTCCCGGCCGCCCCGCCCGGCCCGAGTTGATCCACCCCGCCCAGGTGCCGCGGCGCTCACCGGCCAGCGTGGCGGGGCGCGCGGCGCTGGTGCACGCCATCTGCCACATCGAATTCAACGCGATCAACCTCGCACTCGATGCCGTCTGGCGCTTCGACGGCATGCCGCGCGCGTTCTACCTTGACTGGCTGCGCGTGGCCCTGGAGGAGGCGTCTCACTTCTCGCTGCTGCGCGCGCACCTGCAAAGCCTGGAACACAACGGCCAGCACTGGGACTACGGCGACTTCCCCGGGCACGACAACCTGTGGGCCATGTGCGAGAAAACCGCCGACGACGTCACGGCCCGCATGGCGCTGGTGCCGCGCACGCTGGAGGCGCGCGGGCTCGATGCCACGCCGTTGATCCAGGCCAAGCTGCGCCAGGTCGGAGCGCCCGATGCGCTGCGCGCGGTGGACATCCTCGACATCATCCTGCGCGACGAAGTCGGCCACGTGGCCATCGGCAACCACTGGTACCGCTGGCTGTGCGCGCAGGGTGGGCTGGAACCGGTGGCGCACTACCGCCTGCTCACAGAGCGCTACGCCGCACCCCGGCTGCACCCACCCTTCAACGACGCGGCGCGCAAGCGGGCCGGATTCACCGACGAAGAATTGGCCGCACTACTGCTGTAG